A genomic window from Spirochaetota bacterium includes:
- a CDS encoding 4Fe-4S binding protein, translating into MAQDIYKELSKRLMFENSKLLQQIWQCVANETEAQIIAYLPANAIQVAEKFNLTTQQAFDILEELFKRGAAFKKSKPEGAEYRPPKHIVQFHDATLLWKDAPADFKKLWVEFMDTEYPPLLEVVTKAGIPSFMRVIPINKTIQPRSEVLVYEDAYKIIEQAKELAVVDCVCRLSHGNCNKPLNVCIQINNGAIYTLERGTGRAITKEEAYEILKISEEAGLVHMTENKGVGNAICNCCSCCCEMLRFAGNRATHGVVSKSRFTATIDENNCNSCALCISVCPVHAIEVNEVATIDAEMCIGCGLCATHCPANAIALKEMRPKEHIPM; encoded by the coding sequence ATGGCACAGGATATCTACAAAGAATTATCCAAACGGCTTATGTTTGAAAATTCAAAGCTTTTGCAACAGATCTGGCAGTGTGTGGCAAACGAAACGGAAGCTCAGATTATTGCATACCTGCCTGCCAATGCTATACAGGTTGCAGAAAAGTTTAATCTTACTACACAACAAGCTTTTGATATCCTTGAAGAATTATTTAAACGAGGTGCTGCATTTAAAAAGTCAAAACCTGAAGGCGCTGAATACCGCCCCCCCAAGCATATTGTCCAGTTTCATGATGCAACACTGCTATGGAAAGATGCCCCTGCTGATTTTAAAAAACTATGGGTGGAATTTATGGATACTGAATATCCGCCACTTCTTGAGGTTGTAACAAAAGCTGGTATTCCCTCATTTATGCGCGTTATTCCTATTAACAAAACCATACAACCCAGAAGTGAAGTCCTTGTGTATGAAGATGCCTATAAAATTATTGAACAAGCCAAAGAGCTTGCAGTTGTGGATTGCGTTTGTCGCCTTTCTCATGGGAACTGTAATAAACCACTCAATGTATGTATTCAGATCAATAACGGCGCAATCTACACCCTGGAGCGTGGTACAGGTAGAGCAATCACCAAAGAGGAAGCTTATGAAATACTCAAAATCTCTGAGGAAGCAGGCCTGGTTCATATGACCGAGAACAAGGGCGTTGGCAATGCCATATGTAACTGTTGCTCATGTTGCTGTGAAATGCTACGTTTTGCAGGTAACAGAGCAACTCATGGTGTAGTTTCCAAAAGCAGATTTACAGCAACTATAGATGAAAATAACTGCAATAGTTGTGCACTGTGTATATCAGTGTGCCCTGTACATGCAATAGAGGTGAATGAAGTAGCAACAATTGATGCTGAGATGTGCATAGGTTGCGGATTGTGCGCAACACATTGCCCTGCAAATGCAATTGCACTTAAAGAGATGCGACCAAAGGAACATATACCTATGTAA
- a CDS encoding sulfatase, which produces MEGKITRRDLLKKSIATGVAVGAGTLIGTCTYTLLKTPDIADVYGNYPPLEKLKKLTVVNPRAPKPNVIIIYCDDLGYGDIGCYGNTVIRTPNIDMLAKEGNRFTDFYACAAVCAPSRSGLLTGRYPFRTGIIGNPFPKKEPLGRKLTRNVGMMLRGLGMMDLRDDVVARGLAFEEVTIAEALKLAGYKTGMVGKWHLGDYSTQPEFNPLRHGFDFYYGVPHSNDMRPCPVYRNETKVIDNIHGEDQSFLTGTYTKEALQFIESCGNNPFFLYFAHTFPHQPLWASEKFDKKSLAGKYGDAVEEIDWSVGQILKLLKEKGMDNRTMVIFTSDNGPWYEGSTSNLRGRKGNSNEGGFKVPFIVKWPGVIPQGKVTHVPAMNIDLFPTLLELAGVGLPEDRIIDGKNILGLFKGNDKPVHEDLYFYHYDLLVGIRSGKWKYYSKIDRYVWPNPLDSTPLIDKLGKDALGHRWPLLYNLEKDPGEAYNVLDTYPDIAHKLRQKLENWEKVTMKNPRGFI; this is translated from the coding sequence ATGGAGGGGAAGATTACCCGCCGTGATTTATTAAAAAAATCAATTGCTACTGGAGTTGCTGTTGGTGCTGGTACGTTGATTGGCACCTGTACCTATACATTGCTGAAAACACCTGATATTGCTGATGTATATGGTAATTATCCACCTTTAGAAAAATTAAAAAAATTGACTGTTGTAAATCCCAGGGCACCCAAACCCAATGTTATTATCATTTATTGTGACGATCTGGGGTATGGTGATATTGGCTGTTATGGCAATACTGTTATCCGTACACCCAATATCGATATGCTGGCAAAAGAGGGAAACAGGTTTACTGACTTCTATGCCTGTGCTGCCGTGTGTGCACCTTCGCGTTCGGGGTTATTAACAGGGCGCTATCCTTTCAGGACGGGTATTATTGGCAATCCTTTTCCAAAGAAAGAACCGTTAGGACGAAAGTTGACGCGCAATGTAGGGATGATGTTGCGGGGATTAGGCATGATGGATTTGCGGGATGATGTTGTTGCCAGGGGATTGGCTTTTGAAGAAGTAACTATCGCCGAAGCTTTAAAACTTGCTGGATACAAAACCGGTATGGTTGGCAAATGGCATCTGGGCGACTATTCAACCCAGCCTGAATTTAATCCGCTGCGCCATGGTTTTGATTTTTATTATGGTGTGCCGCATAGCAATGACATGCGGCCATGCCCAGTGTACCGAAATGAAACAAAAGTTATAGATAATATTCATGGAGAAGACCAGTCATTTTTGACCGGGACATATACAAAAGAAGCTTTGCAGTTTATTGAATCGTGCGGCAATAATCCATTCTTTTTATATTTTGCCCACACGTTTCCGCATCAGCCTTTGTGGGCTTCAGAAAAATTTGATAAAAAGTCACTAGCTGGTAAGTATGGGGATGCCGTTGAGGAGATTGATTGGAGTGTTGGACAGATACTGAAGCTTTTGAAAGAAAAAGGCATGGATAACAGGACTATGGTTATTTTTACCAGTGATAATGGTCCGTGGTATGAAGGAAGTACATCAAATTTACGGGGTAGAAAAGGAAATAGTAATGAAGGTGGATTTAAGGTACCTTTTATTGTGAAGTGGCCTGGAGTGATACCACAGGGCAAAGTTACCCATGTGCCTGCCATGAATATTGATCTTTTCCCAACGTTACTTGAGCTTGCAGGAGTTGGATTGCCGGAAGATCGCATCATTGATGGAAAAAATATACTGGGGCTTTTCAAAGGAAACGATAAACCTGTGCATGAGGATTTATATTTTTATCACTATGATCTGCTCGTTGGTATTCGTTCAGGGAAATGGAAGTACTATTCAAAGATTGACCGGTATGTATGGCCTAATCCTCTTGATTCCACACCCCTTATTGACAAATTGGGGAAAGATGCATTGGGACACCGCTGGCCATTGCTCTATAATCTGGAAAAAGACCCTGGTGAAGCATACAATGTGTTAGACACCTATCCTGATATAGCCCACAAACTACGACAAAAGCTTGAAAACTGGGAGAAAGTAACTATGAAAAATCCCAGGGGATTTATATAA
- a CDS encoding superoxide dismutase produces the protein MKRYTLPQLPYEYNALEPYIDAKTMEIHHTKHHAAYIDKLNGALDKYPHLFEFTLEHLLANLSSVPEEIRTIVRNNGGGHYNHSLFWKILGGRGQLPEGQLHDAIKKQFGAVETFIDEFSNAAVNRFGSGWAWLSVDATVKLVVHSTANQDSPIMEGLLPVLGLDVWEHAYYLTYQNRRADYVKAFWNIVNWHQAEENYIKARNIMEHCTSHPECLAVA, from the coding sequence ATGAAACGATATACATTGCCACAACTACCGTATGAATACAATGCGCTTGAACCATACATTGACGCAAAAACAATGGAAATTCACCACACCAAACACCATGCGGCATATATTGACAAGCTCAATGGTGCATTAGATAAGTATCCTCATTTGTTTGAGTTTACGCTTGAACATTTGCTGGCAAATTTGTCTTCAGTGCCTGAGGAAATTAGAACAATTGTTCGTAACAATGGGGGTGGGCACTACAACCATTCACTCTTCTGGAAGATTTTAGGGGGCAGGGGCCAACTGCCCGAAGGACAATTACACGATGCAATTAAGAAGCAATTTGGTGCTGTTGAAACATTTATTGATGAATTTAGTAATGCTGCAGTAAACCGTTTTGGTTCAGGATGGGCATGGCTTAGTGTTGATGCTACTGTCAAACTAGTAGTGCATTCTACAGCAAATCAGGACAGTCCCATTATGGAAGGGTTACTGCCTGTGCTTGGTCTTGATGTGTGGGAACATGCATATTACCTAACGTATCAAAACCGTAGAGCAGACTATGTGAAGGCTTTCTGGAATATAGTAAACTGGCATCAGGCTGAGGAAAATTATATAAAGGCAAGAAATATAATGGAACATTGCACATCGCATCCAGAGTGCCTTGCTGTTGCATAG